In Desulfobotulus pelophilus, the following proteins share a genomic window:
- a CDS encoding methyl-accepting chemotaxis protein has protein sequence MKALGIRLKMVAGISLLLLLVCFMGIFGYQRLVDVVHYAEIKDAGDEIFTHIQDARRHEKDYLLFNDEAHYHLLQETFDQIESRALAVRQLVGGSGVLGGGIAGVLESIGAYRVAADEMRAGKEANREITERLGAISDEIEMVAESMASGAAGEIALEVGRTGGQETENDAVEGVRNTVAIAHGLLQYFHETGMSRERAFAALRSLRFGDGLYFYVLDQRGRFAVHGTVPELEGRHADMFVDPVTGNSFLVELLEHIRGEEEGFVRYSWPAPGDKGGMERKIAYARYFEPWKVSVGSIILVDQVEERTEIFRNVVAEGIERYARARDMETLTLKGRIAALYYYFTNSSDVDDVEWYLLQARNIPGAGEEMALLVDQYLAGFEQWQVLRERDRELQEEIRVVARSGRDSVQAVADRVHGFFDNAAAAGRNGLLVAMFSGLIAGGLIAAFLLRSVTRPIQATRDMLQDIAEGEGDLTRRLEVGTRDVLGEMAAWFNRFAERIRSMVADVAGHAASLGDSAADLSGHADAMGREMERSRSLSVRIEEAVEEASEDMQTVAAAMEQASTNLEMVAASSEEMTATISEIAINASKAREISEVAVGRGTTAVERMTGLGLAARSIDAVTEAIEDISAQINLLALNATIEAARAGDAGKGFAVVAGEIKELARQTGDSTREIKARIEEIQTGTRSVEEEIRAVGEVLNEVERIVSTIASAVEEQSVSMREMASNISQAAQGIGGVNERVAASSQRTDHIARDMRTMGEAVQSMDTTSTQVRAQAAALSGLAGDLRTMVGRFRT, from the coding sequence ATGAAGGCCCTGGGGATTCGTTTGAAAATGGTGGCAGGTATTTCCCTGCTTCTCTTGCTTGTGTGTTTCATGGGAATATTCGGTTATCAGCGTCTGGTGGATGTGGTGCACTATGCGGAGATCAAGGATGCGGGGGACGAAATTTTTACGCATATTCAGGATGCAAGGCGACATGAGAAGGATTATCTGCTGTTTAACGACGAAGCCCATTATCATCTGCTGCAGGAAACCTTTGACCAGATAGAGAGCAGGGCTCTGGCCGTTCGCCAGCTGGTGGGCGGCAGTGGTGTACTGGGCGGCGGTATCGCCGGTGTGCTGGAGAGCATTGGCGCATACAGGGTGGCGGCGGACGAGATGCGTGCAGGTAAGGAGGCCAATCGTGAGATAACGGAGCGACTCGGTGCCATTTCCGATGAGATTGAGATGGTGGCGGAATCCATGGCTTCGGGAGCCGCCGGAGAAATTGCGCTGGAAGTGGGAAGGACTGGCGGGCAGGAAACGGAAAATGATGCGGTAGAGGGTGTCAGGAATACGGTAGCCATCGCCCATGGTCTTTTGCAGTATTTTCATGAAACCGGTATGAGCCGGGAAAGGGCTTTTGCCGCCCTGCGAAGTCTTCGATTTGGCGATGGGCTGTATTTTTATGTGCTGGATCAAAGAGGGCGTTTTGCCGTGCATGGTACAGTTCCTGAACTGGAAGGACGGCATGCGGATATGTTTGTGGATCCTGTAACCGGCAATTCCTTTCTTGTGGAGTTGCTGGAGCATATCCGTGGGGAAGAGGAGGGTTTTGTGCGTTATTCATGGCCTGCTCCGGGAGACAAGGGGGGGATGGAGCGTAAAATAGCCTATGCCCGGTATTTTGAGCCATGGAAGGTGAGTGTGGGCAGCATTATTCTTGTGGATCAGGTGGAGGAAAGAACGGAGATTTTCCGAAATGTTGTGGCAGAGGGTATTGAGCGATATGCCAGGGCACGGGATATGGAAACCCTTACCCTGAAAGGGCGTATTGCTGCTCTTTATTACTATTTTACCAACAGTTCCGATGTGGATGATGTGGAGTGGTATCTGTTGCAGGCCCGTAATATTCCCGGTGCTGGCGAAGAAATGGCCCTGCTGGTGGATCAGTATCTTGCGGGTTTCGAGCAGTGGCAGGTTCTTCGGGAGAGGGACAGGGAACTGCAGGAGGAAATTCGTGTGGTGGCACGTTCCGGAAGAGATTCCGTACAGGCTGTGGCCGACAGGGTTCATGGCTTTTTTGATAATGCGGCTGCCGCGGGCAGAAACGGTCTTCTGGTGGCCATGTTTTCAGGCTTGATTGCCGGAGGGCTGATAGCGGCTTTTCTTCTGCGGTCGGTGACCAGGCCCATTCAGGCAACGCGGGATATGCTGCAGGATATTGCGGAGGGAGAGGGTGATCTGACCCGGCGTCTGGAAGTTGGGACCCGTGACGTGCTGGGAGAAATGGCTGCATGGTTCAATCGCTTTGCAGAACGTATTCGTTCCATGGTGGCGGATGTTGCCGGACATGCGGCCAGCCTTGGGGACTCGGCGGCGGATCTTTCCGGTCATGCCGATGCCATGGGCAGGGAAATGGAGCGCAGCCGGAGTCTGTCTGTGCGTATCGAAGAAGCGGTCGAGGAAGCCAGTGAGGATATGCAGACCGTGGCGGCAGCCATGGAGCAGGCGTCTACCAATCTGGAAATGGTAGCCGCATCCAGTGAGGAAATGACAGCTACCATTTCAGAAATTGCCATCAATGCGTCAAAGGCAAGGGAAATATCCGAAGTGGCTGTAGGGCGTGGGACTACGGCTGTGGAGCGGATGACAGGTCTGGGGCTGGCAGCCCGCAGTATTGATGCGGTGACCGAGGCCATTGAAGATATTTCTGCCCAGATCAATCTTCTGGCCTTAAATGCCACCATAGAAGCTGCCAGAGCAGGGGATGCTGGAAAGGGCTTTGCCGTTGTGGCGGGAGAAATCAAGGAGCTGGCCCGTCAGACAGGTGATTCCACCCGGGAAATCAAGGCCCGCATTGAAGAGATTCAGACCGGTACCCGGAGTGTGGAAGAAGAGATCCGTGCTGTGGGAGAGGTACTCAATGAGGTGGAACGTATTGTCAGTACCATTGCCTCTGCCGTGGAAGAACAGTCCGTTTCCATGAGGGAAATGGCATCCAATATTTCTCAGGCTGCTCAGGGAATCGGTGGGGTGAATGAACGGGTGGCGGCATCGTCTCAGCGCACCGATCATATTGCAAGGGATATGCGAACCATGGGTGAGGCGGTTCAGTCCATGGATACTACCAGTACTCAGGTCCGTGCCCAGGCAGCTGCCCTTTCCGGGCTGGCCGGAGATCTGAGAACCATGGTAGGGCGTTTCCGTACCTGA
- a CDS encoding sigma 54-interacting transcriptional regulator yields MIRQNQREERRGRGDFSGKEGRKNLEAELDRLNALVTLLRRCNHALLHASDEKYLLREVCMALVAMGRYRLCWVGYAEKDEEKRVRTVAFWGDEDSYLDKVCVSWGESGPGSDAPTGIAIRTGSPCRLQHLDRQMAGDAGSWQASVQGRDFGSVLSLPLILAGAGRPMGALTLYSRDPEGFSDAEVRLLEELAEDIASGIEHLHRRLERYRVEEALRLAEARYDGVLENTGTGTILIENDERIRFCNATFARMTGYTREEIVGRKKWKDFVVREDVRRMENYHVWRRAEPGRAPSVYECQFLDRNGDVRDVLMKVGMVEGTLMSVASFMDITEAKRARHLLHEREMQLAAVVNHLPGPVFVRDAKARVVFANLRLINQTGYNPEGEYCYAIFYGRKTPCPDCPVDRVFAGETVRREVFFPDDGRWYEVIYAPISGFDGTVGRVQVVFMDITERKAAESALMVREESLREENRRLRSAIQERWRFGGLVGKSQVMQEVYERILKAAAGTSSVIIYGESGTGKELTARAIHDMSERVRGPFVPVNCGAISENLAESAFFGHRKGAFTGADRDRHGYLAAADGGTLFLDEIGEIPLSMQVKLLRALDGGGFTPVGGTEVLRPDIRVIAATNRNLYDLLRENRMRDDFFYRIHIVPIRLPALRDRKEDLPLLMDHFFTKYGAGRVLPPITGKLLEAFTSHRWPGNVRELQNAVQRYLSLEKLDFLGERDSFTGAADELAEEEALVPRVDAYEKKLIVDALHRHQWHRENAAESLGIHRKTLFTKMKKFGLLNEHSSHGAARF; encoded by the coding sequence ATGATCAGGCAAAACCAGAGGGAAGAAAGAAGAGGTCGGGGGGACTTTTCAGGAAAAGAGGGAAGAAAAAATCTTGAAGCGGAGCTGGACCGACTGAATGCGCTGGTCACCCTGCTCCGCCGGTGTAACCATGCCCTGCTGCATGCCAGTGATGAAAAGTATCTGCTGCGTGAAGTTTGCATGGCATTGGTTGCCATGGGACGCTACCGGCTCTGCTGGGTCGGTTATGCGGAAAAGGATGAAGAAAAGAGGGTCCGAACGGTTGCTTTCTGGGGGGATGAGGACTCCTATCTGGACAAGGTCTGTGTTTCATGGGGGGAAAGTGGCCCCGGTTCCGATGCGCCTACGGGCATTGCGATCCGGACAGGCAGCCCCTGCAGGCTGCAGCATCTCGACCGGCAGATGGCCGGTGATGCAGGATCGTGGCAGGCTTCTGTTCAGGGTCGGGATTTTGGATCGGTGCTGAGTCTTCCTCTTATTCTTGCCGGTGCCGGGAGGCCCATGGGAGCTCTGACCTTGTATTCCAGGGATCCCGAAGGCTTTTCCGATGCGGAAGTACGGCTTCTGGAGGAACTTGCCGAGGATATTGCAAGCGGTATTGAACATCTGCATCGCAGGCTGGAACGGTACAGGGTGGAAGAAGCACTCCGGCTGGCGGAAGCCCGCTATGATGGTGTTTTGGAAAATACGGGGACAGGCACCATTCTTATTGAAAATGATGAAAGGATCCGTTTTTGTAACGCTACTTTTGCGAGAATGACCGGCTATACCCGGGAGGAAATTGTCGGGAGAAAAAAGTGGAAAGATTTTGTTGTGAGAGAAGACGTCCGGCGTATGGAGAACTACCATGTCTGGAGACGGGCGGAACCTGGAAGGGCCCCGTCCGTTTATGAATGTCAGTTTTTGGACCGTAACGGAGACGTGCGGGATGTACTGATGAAAGTCGGGATGGTGGAAGGAACGCTGATGAGCGTGGCTTCTTTTATGGATATTACGGAAGCCAAAAGAGCAAGGCATCTTCTGCACGAGCGGGAAATGCAACTGGCGGCGGTTGTCAACCATCTGCCCGGTCCGGTTTTTGTGCGGGATGCAAAGGCAAGAGTTGTTTTTGCCAACCTGCGTCTCATTAATCAGACAGGCTATAATCCCGAGGGTGAATACTGTTACGCAATTTTCTATGGCAGAAAAACGCCCTGTCCGGATTGTCCCGTGGACCGTGTTTTTGCAGGTGAAACCGTGCGAAGGGAGGTTTTTTTTCCGGACGATGGGCGGTGGTATGAGGTGATTTATGCTCCCATATCCGGATTCGACGGTACGGTTGGTCGGGTGCAGGTGGTTTTTATGGATATTACGGAACGTAAAGCAGCAGAATCTGCGCTGATGGTTCGTGAAGAAAGCCTCAGGGAGGAGAACCGGCGTTTACGTTCAGCTATTCAGGAGCGCTGGCGTTTTGGAGGACTTGTTGGGAAAAGCCAGGTGATGCAGGAAGTATATGAAAGAATACTGAAGGCAGCAGCGGGTACCAGCAGTGTGATTATCTATGGTGAATCAGGAACGGGCAAGGAGCTGACGGCCCGGGCCATTCATGATATGAGTGAGCGGGTACGGGGGCCTTTTGTGCCGGTGAACTGTGGTGCCATCAGTGAAAATCTGGCTGAAAGTGCATTTTTTGGACACAGAAAAGGTGCTTTTACGGGTGCGGACCGGGATCGTCACGGGTATCTTGCCGCAGCGGATGGCGGTACCCTGTTTCTGGATGAGATTGGTGAAATCCCTCTGTCCATGCAGGTAAAGTTGCTCAGAGCTCTGGATGGCGGTGGTTTTACGCCTGTGGGAGGAACGGAGGTACTTCGTCCTGATATTCGGGTAATTGCGGCAACAAACCGGAACCTTTATGATCTTTTGCGTGAAAACAGAATGAGGGATGATTTTTTTTACAGAATTCATATTGTTCCCATACGGTTGCCCGCCCTGAGGGACCGCAAGGAAGACCTGCCCCTTCTGATGGATCATTTTTTTACCAAGTATGGTGCCGGTAGGGTACTCCCGCCCATAACGGGAAAGTTGCTGGAAGCGTTTACCAGTCATCGCTGGCCGGGGAATGTACGGGAATTGCAGAATGCGGTTCAGCGCTATCTCTCTTTGGAAAAGCTTGATTTTTTAGGTGAAAGGGACTCCTTTACAGGGGCTGCCGATGAACTGGCCGAAGAGGAGGCGCTGGTTCCACGGGTGGATGCCTATGAAAAAAAACTGATTGTGGACGCTTTGCACCGTCACCAGTGGCATAGGGAGAATGCGGCGGAGAGTCTTGGCATTCATCGCAAGACTCTGTTTACGAAAATGAAAAAATTCGGGCTTCTGAATGAGCATTCCTCCCATGGTGCCGCCCGTTTCTGA
- a CDS encoding ABC transporter substrate-binding protein has product MTITRMYQTFLEVVMRILRSTVLTLLLLVLLISESWAGQYPVTPVTNNGEKWRIGYLEGGMYPDYQIIFFRTVKGLMELGWIGPMDLPETYNPNHRQAWQWLAENVRSDYLEFVGDAFYTSEFKADQRVRTKQELIDRLSKQNDLDLILAMGTWAGQDLANDEHSTPTVVASTSDPLGSGIIKSAEDSGFRHLHAKIEPDRYIRQLRLFHDITHFRTMGIVFEDTLEGRTFAAVADAEQVARERGFELKTCHARNSDITLGQAAREALACYENLAPQVEAMYITVHRGESLENLPNLLNPLLKNGVATFAMPGSEFVKNGVLLSIAHADFAYVGRFHAETMARIFNGANPSSLEQRWAAPSKIAINLKTAETIGFDPPFDVLAAADEIYDHKTGVSQR; this is encoded by the coding sequence TTGACCATCACCCGTATGTATCAAACCTTTCTTGAGGTGGTTATGCGCATTCTGAGATCAACGGTTCTGACCCTTTTACTGCTTGTACTTCTCATATCAGAATCATGGGCTGGGCAGTATCCCGTAACTCCTGTGACCAACAACGGTGAAAAATGGCGTATAGGCTATCTGGAAGGTGGAATGTATCCCGACTATCAGATCATTTTTTTCAGGACAGTGAAAGGACTGATGGAGCTGGGCTGGATTGGCCCCATGGACCTGCCGGAAACGTACAACCCCAATCACAGACAGGCATGGCAGTGGCTGGCTGAAAATGTTCGTTCGGATTACCTGGAGTTTGTCGGTGATGCATTTTATACATCCGAATTTAAGGCTGATCAGCGTGTCCGGACAAAACAGGAACTGATTGACCGGCTTAGTAAGCAGAACGATCTGGATCTGATTCTGGCCATGGGAACCTGGGCAGGACAGGATCTGGCCAATGATGAGCATTCCACTCCCACGGTGGTGGCCTCCACCAGTGATCCTTTGGGATCGGGAATCATCAAAAGCGCGGAAGATTCCGGATTCAGACATCTGCACGCCAAGATTGAACCTGACCGATATATACGTCAGTTACGTCTCTTTCATGATATTACCCATTTCAGGACCATGGGTATAGTGTTTGAAGACACTCTGGAAGGCCGGACCTTTGCTGCTGTAGCTGACGCCGAACAAGTGGCCAGGGAGCGAGGATTTGAACTGAAAACCTGCCATGCCCGAAACAGTGACATCACTCTGGGGCAGGCCGCCCGGGAAGCGCTTGCATGCTATGAAAATCTGGCACCTCAGGTGGAGGCCATGTATATCACTGTTCATCGGGGGGAAAGTCTGGAAAATTTGCCCAATCTTCTGAACCCATTGCTTAAAAATGGAGTGGCCACTTTTGCCATGCCGGGATCGGAGTTTGTGAAGAACGGTGTCCTTCTGAGTATAGCCCATGCTGACTTTGCCTACGTAGGCAGGTTCCACGCCGAGACCATGGCCAGAATATTCAATGGAGCCAATCCCTCAAGCTTGGAACAAAGGTGGGCCGCGCCATCAAAAATCGCTATAAATTTAAAAACAGCTGAGACCATAGGATTCGATCCTCCCTTTGATGTGCTGGCTGCAGCCGATGAAATCTATGACCATAAAACCGGGGTAAGTCAGCGATGA
- a CDS encoding glutamate-cysteine ligase family protein: MTTLKKHPVFPSIGVELEMPTALVRTGETHPVGPFFRNLQQIRALRGEKGELLAYHGRDYGLKCAQGLHSIDNGFNNLESSLGPVRQEKDSLSQLHRLIRRELKDISAALDRENAMVINFSEHPDVRISPAFYTSVRAPRSIYNYQTEYRKWNHMAGFDAKAQNSPSTETDLGDAVTGLNCLLGLAPAFIALYANSPFEAGRITGFKENRLTLWSRQMNCSRMMGDRKLHMAPAKPFRNLADYLKWMFGAGTSMWFVSEADSLKNPADMYLIPCDPPLLDFLKSGPCQAKSFFHKTEKRITPGIRHLVDHQFTQYTDCRIRYGLNDKGPDLGKFMDIMDNYPDKLEEFLAPFIRFCYLEGRAAGANYPDRDLAGLDKSTIASSLVISPCAMQYGLLRNLSQTAMLMKQYRWTDLLGLRNEAVQNALDGEYNGIKVKDLCMHVVETAAQGLDSEHQWMLDYPLWVLQTGKTGADRALDRLSRMTGSVRERIAKLTLERRIVPI; the protein is encoded by the coding sequence ATGACCACCCTGAAAAAACACCCCGTTTTTCCTTCCATTGGTGTTGAACTTGAAATGCCCACAGCCCTTGTCCGGACCGGAGAGACCCATCCTGTTGGTCCATTTTTTCGCAATCTGCAGCAGATCAGAGCGTTGCGGGGAGAAAAGGGAGAACTTCTTGCATATCATGGCAGGGATTATGGGCTGAAGTGTGCGCAGGGTCTGCACTCCATTGACAATGGTTTCAACAACCTTGAGAGTTCCCTTGGACCTGTCAGGCAGGAAAAAGACAGCTTGAGCCAGCTGCACAGACTGATCCGTCGGGAACTGAAGGATATTTCCGCTGCCCTGGATCGGGAAAACGCCATGGTCATAAACTTCAGCGAGCATCCTGATGTCAGAATAAGCCCGGCATTTTATACCTCTGTACGCGCACCACGCTCCATTTATAACTATCAGACGGAGTATCGAAAATGGAACCACATGGCCGGTTTCGATGCCAAAGCGCAAAACAGCCCAAGTACGGAAACAGACCTTGGAGATGCCGTAACGGGACTCAATTGTCTTCTGGGTCTTGCACCGGCCTTTATAGCCCTCTATGCCAACAGCCCCTTTGAAGCGGGCAGGATTACAGGCTTCAAGGAAAACAGACTCACCCTCTGGTCAAGGCAAATGAATTGTTCCAGAATGATGGGGGACAGGAAACTGCACATGGCTCCTGCCAAACCCTTTCGGAATCTGGCAGACTACCTGAAATGGATGTTTGGTGCCGGAACCAGTATGTGGTTTGTCTCCGAAGCTGACAGCCTCAAAAACCCTGCGGATATGTATCTCATCCCCTGTGATCCACCCTTGCTTGATTTTCTCAAGTCCGGGCCATGTCAGGCCAAATCTTTTTTCCACAAAACCGAAAAAAGAATTACTCCGGGCATCCGTCATCTGGTTGATCATCAGTTCACCCAATACACAGACTGCAGGATACGCTACGGCCTGAATGACAAGGGACCTGATCTGGGTAAATTCATGGATATCATGGACAACTACCCGGATAAGCTGGAAGAATTTTTAGCTCCCTTTATTCGCTTCTGCTATCTGGAAGGTAGGGCTGCCGGGGCCAACTATCCGGACAGGGATCTGGCCGGACTGGACAAATCCACTATTGCAAGCTCTCTTGTTATCTCACCATGTGCCATGCAGTACGGGCTTTTAAGAAATCTTAGCCAAACGGCCATGCTGATGAAGCAATATCGCTGGACGGATCTTCTGGGTTTACGGAATGAAGCTGTTCAAAACGCACTGGACGGCGAATACAATGGAATAAAAGTTAAAGATCTTTGCATGCATGTTGTGGAAACAGCTGCACAGGGGCTCGACTCCGAGCACCAATGGATGCTGGATTATCCCTTATGGGTATTGCAAACCGGAAAAACCGGCGCAGACCGTGCCCTGGATCGCCTGAGCCGCATGACCGGGTCTGTCAGGGAAAGAATAGCGAAACTTACGCTGGAAAGAAGAATTGTCCCGATCTGA
- a CDS encoding MFS transporter — protein MRRNQSIIILSIIILFLSLSFMVILVSNSFEKIFVSSELAGYAVPQKDFKRKIEAALRFGKSLDNLIGIEKEMAGYAAMYQTLSNIEIYDARHIPVYSMRPLPEKYPYSAQIQGKRIDSPDPSMQLLETSDAYRIMLPLAGPAETWTGTGTTAGTMAGSLVFSFHKHEIKAEIRDFWGKRLILGAVIAILAGGALFTLLSRIPELNGHDLHQIIFFRVLTIIILTQAAFAGISVYQFHRDHVQLNKEKIQAQLQLLKSTTERILASGIALERISRMDVYLMEVIETNPEIASLTILDKAGNIQAYASKNDRQDMSAQKDGKSQDDLWVAVPLIKNTDNSVLGEIRAVLDKSSMKNLIRKLLLDSLTIALIASLLIVEQIYFMISHIRRKKRNPDKPHTDQDVLDNLMLARFAAFLFLLAFAMPVSFVPLQMRELYTPIPGLPKNIILGLPVSLEMLCALGASLVAGAMADKRDWRTPFVCGILMTTAGLFFSAMADNGLAFILARGVCGLGYGLSWMALQNFLFTHCSPTTRARGSSHFVAGIFSGHICGTALGAILAERTGYPPVFLVGMLLALASLVFFMVFMQRFKGQTAPAPPELAVKASSLLVFMRDRNVVALTFFCIIPFSICQVGLLFFATPLYLNGLGMSQSDIGRVLMIYGLSVVYLAPQLSKIVDRRENKKPFIVAGGLLGGLGLSLLYIHQGFLMIVIAIFLLGLASSIGSSAQTAFALKLRSTENFGVGKAMSIQRAADKLGQMLGPLTLGALMSGVSISQGLVVLGLGYMLLSILFLFFAREGLQAKT, from the coding sequence GTGAGAAGAAATCAGAGTATCATCATCTTGTCCATTATTATTCTTTTTTTATCCCTGTCATTCATGGTGATTCTGGTCTCCAACTCCTTTGAAAAAATCTTTGTTTCCTCGGAACTTGCCGGATACGCAGTGCCACAGAAGGATTTCAAAAGAAAAATAGAAGCCGCCCTGCGTTTTGGGAAATCCCTGGACAATCTTATCGGCATTGAAAAGGAAATGGCTGGCTATGCGGCCATGTACCAGACCCTTTCCAACATCGAAATCTATGATGCACGCCATATCCCTGTCTACAGCATGAGGCCTCTGCCCGAAAAGTACCCTTACTCAGCACAAATACAGGGCAAAAGAATTGATTCTCCCGATCCATCCATGCAGCTTCTCGAAACCAGCGATGCGTATCGGATCATGTTACCTCTCGCCGGGCCTGCAGAAACATGGACGGGGACAGGGACAACTGCCGGTACCATGGCTGGCAGCCTGGTCTTCTCATTCCACAAACATGAGATAAAAGCCGAGATACGGGATTTCTGGGGAAAAAGGCTGATACTGGGCGCAGTGATTGCCATTCTGGCAGGAGGAGCTCTCTTCACCCTCCTTTCAAGGATTCCGGAACTTAACGGACATGACCTGCACCAAATCATATTCTTCAGGGTTCTGACAATAATTATTCTGACCCAGGCTGCTTTCGCAGGCATCAGCGTATATCAATTCCACAGAGACCACGTCCAGTTGAATAAAGAAAAGATTCAGGCCCAGCTTCAGCTCCTGAAATCTACCACGGAACGTATCCTTGCATCCGGGATTGCTCTGGAACGAATCAGCCGCATGGATGTCTACCTGATGGAAGTAATTGAAACCAACCCTGAAATTGCCTCCCTTACCATTCTGGACAAGGCCGGAAATATTCAGGCCTATGCTTCAAAAAATGACCGGCAGGATATGTCCGCACAAAAAGACGGCAAATCACAGGATGACCTGTGGGTCGCCGTGCCCCTCATCAAAAATACCGATAACTCTGTACTGGGAGAAATCCGGGCGGTCCTGGACAAATCTTCCATGAAAAATCTTATCAGAAAGCTGCTTCTGGACTCCCTGACCATTGCCCTGATTGCATCCCTGCTCATTGTGGAGCAAATTTACTTCATGATATCCCACATCCGCAGAAAAAAAAGAAACCCCGACAAACCCCATACAGATCAGGATGTACTGGACAATCTGATGCTGGCACGATTTGCTGCTTTTCTTTTTTTACTGGCATTTGCCATGCCCGTGTCTTTCGTACCGCTGCAGATGCGCGAACTGTACACGCCCATTCCGGGATTACCCAAAAATATAATCCTGGGACTGCCTGTTTCCCTGGAAATGCTCTGTGCTCTGGGGGCATCGCTGGTTGCGGGCGCCATGGCAGACAAACGGGACTGGCGTACACCTTTTGTCTGCGGAATACTGATGACAACCGCAGGATTATTTTTCAGCGCCATGGCCGATAACGGCCTTGCTTTCATTCTGGCAAGGGGAGTATGCGGACTGGGCTACGGGCTTTCATGGATGGCCCTGCAGAACTTTCTTTTTACCCATTGCAGCCCCACCACAAGGGCCAGAGGCAGCTCCCATTTTGTGGCCGGAATTTTTTCCGGCCATATCTGCGGGACTGCTCTGGGAGCCATACTGGCCGAACGCACAGGCTATCCTCCGGTTTTTCTGGTGGGTATGCTCCTCGCTCTGGCATCCCTTGTATTTTTCATGGTTTTCATGCAGCGTTTCAAAGGACAGACGGCTCCGGCTCCTCCGGAGCTTGCCGTAAAGGCAAGCTCCCTGCTGGTTTTTATGAGGGACCGGAATGTCGTTGCCCTGACTTTTTTCTGCATCATCCCCTTTTCCATCTGTCAGGTCGGGCTTCTTTTTTTTGCCACACCACTTTACCTGAACGGGCTGGGCATGAGTCAGTCAGATATCGGCAGGGTTCTTATGATCTATGGGCTGTCTGTTGTGTATCTGGCCCCCCAGCTAAGTAAAATAGTAGACCGCAGAGAAAACAAAAAACCTTTCATTGTGGCAGGAGGACTCCTTGGAGGCTTAGGACTCAGCCTTCTGTACATACATCAGGGTTTTCTGATGATCGTAATAGCCATCTTTCTCCTTGGTCTGGCCAGCAGCATCGGCAGTTCTGCCCAGACAGCCTTTGCCCTGAAGCTCCGGTCAACGGAAAACTTTGGCGTAGGCAAAGCCATGTCCATTCAGCGGGCAGCGGACAAACTGGGACAGATGCTTGGCCCTCTCACACTGGGCGCACTCATGTCCGGGGTCTCCATTTCTCAGGGACTGGTCGTTCTTGGGCTTGGCTATATGCTTCTTTCTATTCTTTTTCTTTTTTTCGCCAGAGAAGGCCTGCAGGCAAAAACATGA
- the alr gene encoding alanine racemase: MMHLAARINLEILKKNIALVRSHVPEHIRIMGVAKCNAYGHGLLQIAMTMVEAGLDGLVVSELDEGIRLRKSGINCPVLALNDPLYPDLSLALQYNLTLTVADPDFALRLAAYKADAAQKFRVHIKVDTGLGRFGFHPDQVEEVMDMLDPIPHIQVDGIYSHLACSFQSDTKSKEFTEKQCQTFNRLLDRLEQSNLMPDMVHLGSSTGLLGFPDMVCSGRLNALRIGTLFYGYAERVHGWEREPSPIAQISTRIIQIRDVAQNACIGYHGSHQMKQDGRIAIIQCGFDQGLHSMLPGKLFPVVHGKKCSLIGKPALAQSMLDVSGISETVAGSEVFLAGPDINLYQAARSAGSGIWEVLLPLLKNTEKTYFYDGTTL, encoded by the coding sequence ATGATGCATTTGGCTGCCCGTATAAATCTGGAAATTCTGAAAAAAAACATTGCTCTGGTCCGAAGCCATGTGCCTGAACACATCAGAATCATGGGCGTTGCGAAATGCAACGCCTATGGTCACGGCCTGTTGCAGATAGCCATGACCATGGTCGAAGCAGGCCTTGACGGCCTCGTGGTTTCAGAACTGGACGAGGGAATACGCCTCAGAAAATCCGGAATCAACTGTCCGGTATTAGCACTGAACGACCCTCTTTACCCCGACCTGAGCCTTGCCCTTCAATACAACCTCACCCTGACAGTGGCTGACCCTGATTTTGCCCTGAGACTGGCAGCCTATAAAGCGGACGCTGCCCAAAAATTTCGGGTTCATATCAAGGTGGATACCGGCCTGGGCCGATTTGGCTTTCATCCTGATCAGGTTGAGGAAGTTATGGACATGCTGGACCCGATCCCTCATATCCAGGTGGATGGAATTTACAGCCACCTGGCCTGCTCCTTTCAAAGCGACACCAAAAGCAAGGAATTTACAGAAAAACAGTGCCAGACTTTTAACCGCCTTCTTGACAGACTGGAACAATCAAACCTGATGCCGGACATGGTTCATCTGGGCAGTTCCACAGGACTTCTTGGTTTTCCGGACATGGTGTGCAGTGGCAGACTGAATGCTCTGCGGATTGGCACCCTCTTCTACGGATATGCAGAAAGAGTTCACGGATGGGAAAGAGAACCCTCTCCCATAGCCCAGATCTCGACCAGAATCATTCAGATCAGGGATGTCGCTCAAAATGCCTGCATCGGCTACCACGGCTCCCATCAGATGAAACAGGACGGACGAATTGCAATCATTCAGTGCGGTTTTGATCAGGGCCTGCACAGCATGCTGCCCGGGAAATTATTCCCTGTGGTGCATGGCAAAAAATGCTCCCTCATAGGCAAACCTGCTCTGGCCCAGAGCATGCTGGATGTCAGCGGTATATCGGAAACTGTGGCAGGCAGCGAAGTCTTCCTGGCAGGCCCTGACATCAATTTATATCAGGCAGCCAGAAGTGCGGGCAGCGGAATCTGGGAAGTACTTTTACCTCTTCTTAAGAATACGGAAAAAACATACTTTTATGATGGAACAACCCTGTGA